The stretch of DNA GAGCattgaaccaaaaaaatctgAAGAGCATTAGCATcttgtaaattgttttttaaataattttgtgacAAATGTTGATTGCATAATAACGAGCATACTTTTTATACTAATGTTCTGCCAAtcaaattcttatttttattcttttcaaaCAGAATATCACCTTCTACTATAGCATGAATCTGGTTCCCTTTCAAAATAATGAGAAAAGATAAATCCGTCattgtatataattaaaaatcaagcTTTGATTTCTATAACTGTAATCAAAACCATCTTAATAGAATTAACtcattcaatatattttttacaatgCTTTATGATATTCACTTTGATCTTGTAACTAGCTGAATTTTTCTGATGATGAAAATAATGAAAGTTGTTTATCTACGAAGAAAATACATGattattttttgagaaattcttttgaatattcatttttagtttatctttACAAAAGTAacattcaaaaaagaaaaataaccaaaagaaattttattaaaaagtgaaatatgcatttatatcaTTTAAGTTAACTAATCTAGACTTAAGAGGTAGGTTTGGGTatgcatttcaaatttcaaaaaataaaaaaatattattaaaattttcaaaataaaaagactattttagtcattttattttttgatctgtatttttatgacaaaaacttaaaaaatgttatttgaaaaaattgcCTATTTTTTATAGTGATTTTTTGATGATGATctagatttttctaaaatagtgGTTTATTTATATAGGCTGTAAATGGGCATATTTTCTCAAGCCCATATGGAAATGAAAAAGGAAAATGGCAAAAAGAATATTTAACACGGTCGGAAACTTTCAGTTCCGGAACCTAAACAAGTtcggtctcttctctctctctctagcgaATTTGTCTCTGGTTCTCTCCAATTAACGCCGCACATCCTCTTCCTCCAACCCTCTGATTACAATCTATTTATAAGATGGAATGAGCATAAATCGATTTTGTCAAATATCTATTATTTCAAGACAGGTACGAACCCATGAGGACACACTACTTGTTTGTTTGTGCCTTAACCAAAGCTAGGTTTCGTATTACATTGGAAACTTTTTGAGATTTCGAAGTTTAGGAAAAGTGGATTCATGAATTCGAAAGAACTATTCTTTATGttgttattgttttgttttgcagtGATTTTGGGAACTGAGGAAAGTAGCTAACGATGTATTCAAGGTTAATAAGAAAGAACCAGAGACTAGGTTGTTTTGTATTGAAGCAAGACAGATGCTTATCTAAGCCACCGACTCGTGACTTCACCGGTTCACCATCTTACAGATTAGCAAATACACTAACAACTCATTTCACAAGAAAGTGTTTCCCTATTGCCTCTGCAAACTCTTTGAGTCTCTCTTGGAATACCCAGTTGCGTCGGTTTAGCTCTGAAGGCGATGGAAGGAACGCGACTAGTGAGGAGAACCTGAGTAAAGAAAAGACTGGGAAAGAGAAGAGCGTTCTTGGAGGAGTTAACTGTTTTGATTCTCACGCTCAGCTTGGAAAGCAGGACCAGATAGATTGGCTCAACAACGAGAAGCTTGCGAGTGAGAGCAAAAAAGAATCACCTTTCCTTAATAAACGAGAGAGGTTGAAGAACGAGTTCTCGCGGAGGATTCAACCTTGGGAAACTATACAGCTCTCCTTTGAGTCCTTTCCTTACTACCTCCAGTAATAATAACCAAATCTGTTATTatccttttttttctcttctcttagtCATTTTTAtgctaatattattatttttccctCCAGCGAGCATACAAAAGATACTCTAGTAGAGTGTGTTAGCTCACATATGAAACAAAGGAACGTGGCGTCCACGTATGGTGCTCGTTTAGATTCTTCAAGTGGGAGAATATTGCTCCAGAGTGTTCCAGGTTCGAGCAGTGTTTgatgtcttgttttttttttaattatatcaaaGTATCGATAATGATTTTGTTTATACAGGTACTGAGCTGTACCGTGAGAGGTTGGTAAGAGCACTTGCTCGAGACTCACAAGTTCCTCTGTTGATTCTTGACAGCAGCGTTCTTGCTCCTTACGTGAGTTGCCATAACATGAaaccattttttaattttttgtttcatgaaTGTTATCttgatatttttgattttgatcaGGACTTTGCTGATGACTACAGTGAAGAGTCTGAATCAGATGAGGAAACTGCAGAATCAGATGATGAGACTGCAGAGTCAGAAGCTGAGGAAGATACGGATGCAAAAAATGACGAGGAGGGTAGCAGTGAGGCGAAAGTAGATGGAAGTGACGATGAAGAAAGATATCTAGAAATTTCTAAAGAAGTCCTCAAGAAACTTGGAGCTGACATAGAGGATATTGAGAAGGTATGATCTATTTATCATAAATCTACCATGATAATATTTTTTGCTATTCCCTATAGACATTGTGAATCACCCTTACCTTCTCATATAATTTTCcagttatttataatatttatttatttggcAGAGAATGTCTGGACAAATACTTGGCTCTTCTGAGGTGCCAAAACCTATAGCTGTTGATCATAGTGATAAAGCCAAGCGGCCTCTTAAGAAAGGTAGCTAACTCTCAGCACGTTCACCTTCCTCATTTGCATCAAAGAATGTTTGTTTATCACTGTCAAGGGTCTTTGATGTACCTTCATAGTTGTAGAAGCTCTAGATGTTCTTAGTGTATTTATTTCCTGAATGGGCCTGGCGTGTTTTAGTAACGTTTCTTTGTATCTTATTGTGTTTTCTTTCTCTCATTGGCCTTTGACTTCATCCTCTTTCATTTCGGAAAATTTTAACCTGTCCACATGTTTGCAGGAGATCAAGTTAGGTATGTTGGGTCGGCTAAGAAGGACGAAGCAAAGCGTAGGTAAATATACTGATTCACCTCTGTGGGAATCTATTTCCCTTTGTACTtgaatatttcaattttttcgtGGATATAGTTTTACTGGACGGTGGTTCATTGGATACTTGTTATGGCAGAAAAAATAGATGTTTAGGTTTTGCATGATGTTGGAAACCGACGTTTAATCTGTCTTCATTTTCATAAGATTTCTTTTGTAGAGTGATTTCTTTTAGGGCTTACGCCCCACCCTAGCATATTATTTCATGAAAATTTGTTTCTCTGGTGATCTGTAGAGTGTAGACTTCTTTCAGCTAGAAGTGACGCCTGctatctttattttttgttttagatcaTTGATTGTGTTTGTATGAAGTTGATTAGCTTCATAATTGCAGCATTTTGATATTTTCGTTGCTTCATAACGATCCTGTATTTTACAACTTTGAAATTCTTAACTCGCTCACCCCTAGGACTGGGCAATGATTTGGTCTGTTCTCCATTCGTGTTTTGTCAGTTAACCTACAGTGTAAATTGACTTTCCCAAGTTTATATACCGTTCTACAAAATTGGTGCATCTCTGTTTCTTGTATTGATACCCTTTCTCCCATGTCCatgtaatttaatttatatttgattggaTAAAATGGGTTTTTcagtttaatttatttgaaatacaTATCGAGTTTAATTGGTTATGTACTTCCATTTGAATGTGTTTTTTTGTAGTCTATAAGTTATGTAGCAAGTTCATAAAGTTTTGTAAATCTGGATCTTATAACCAGCGGGCGGGTTGGAGTTGGTTGATGTCCGTATATGTTACCTATGCTAGGAACATCTTCTAGTAACCAAAGCTAGTAATTATGATTGCATCCTTATCTTCTGCTGGCTTGTAAATGGATCACAGGGTCGTATTGGGGAAGATTTCTACATCTGATGGTCAAAAAAGTGCTTTTACCGTTATTCCTGGCAGGTGGGTTGGTAAGTCATCTagtgtaaataaaaagattaatgtCTAGTTTTTCCTTCTCTATGTTGGAAACACCGTTGGGTGTCTAGAGAGTAAACCTGAGGAAGGATTTGACTTCTTTTTCATATTTGAGTGTACTTCAAATCTTGAATTTCTTAAGTTGATAATTTCGTTACATCAATAGTCTGTCTTTTGCAGTTGATTCCGCTTATACAATGTCTGCTTTCTTCAGATTTTTATGCTTTTCTTTTGTAGTGTTTGtctgtttttatatgctttgtCATTTTACCTGTCAAGTGGTTTAATCTTGTGAACAAGTTGACAACTGGTACTAGAAGTTTTGCGCTTGAGACTATGGCCTATCATCTTGTAGTGTCAGGCGCATAAATATCTTCCATGATACATGGGTCTTGGCAATATTTAAGTCGATTTGCTACCTGCCTGGTCTGCTTAATGTTGTTGAAAGTTATTTTCTTGTTAACAACCAAACGTTATTTATGATTCTTCCAAGTGAGCTGGATTTGCCTTCAGAATCATTggggtttgggttttgaataATTCACATTAAGCATTGGAAGTGAGGCAAACTGTTGTTATGATGATTGTCTTTTGATGTGGCCGTTAGTTCCTTTTTGCATTATAGTTTCTCTAGAAATGATTCTTCTCAGATGCCATTCACAAGTCTCACAGTCACTCTGTCAATGAGTGAATGGATTTTTTGGCAGTATGCTATCAGTGGTTTTTGTAATTTGACCTGCCTACGAAACGTGCATTCTATTCTCTGTGCATTCCGTTGCAACATATATTGAACTCGAAGAGCTCTAAGAAAATTTGGCATGTTTAAAGACGCAAAATATGTTTTATCTTTAActagaatttatatttttgcaGGCCGTTGTCCAGGGGACAACGTGGAGAGGTATACGAAGTGAGTGGGAACCGTGTAGCAGTAATATTTGATTCTGGCGACAATAAATCATCAGAGGGAAATGAGGAAAAGCCAGGAGAGCAGCCCCAAACGCCACCTATCCACTGGGTTGATGGTATAATTGCTTGATAATATTCCTATTGGCTGATATGTCATAATCCGTGTGAATCTAGGGAATCACTGTAAATGTtaagtaatatatttttctctacGCAGCTAAAGAGCTCAAACACGACATGGATATGCAAGCAGTAGATGGCTACATTGCTATGGAGGCCTTAAATGAGGTACTTTTGGAAGTTTCAGTAACTTTGCTTGTTAGCTTTATTCATGTGCTAGTTACTTGACGCGTTTAGCTATACATGTGTCATTGTTTAACTTCTAAATTTTCATGTACTGTAATAGAAGATGATCTTCCAACAGTATATGTGTAAGTCGTAACTTTCATGTGTTACAAGATGATCTCTCCAACAGTATCAAGTGCtcagagatttttattttagtttgattATGTATATAATCATATGTATACAACAAGAAGCTATGTTTTGTTTTGCCAGTAGCCTTAATTTTCACTAGTGTGTTGTGATAACTCTGACCAAGTCTAGGACTATAATGTTTGGACTGTCTTTGTATTTATTGATGTGGTGATAAGTATATCTCTATCATCCACTACAGTTAATCAATTGTTGTCATGTCTTTGTAGGTTTTGGCATCCAACCAACCACTTATAGTCTATTTCCCAGACTTCTCGCAGTGGTTGTCTAGAGCTGTGCCTAAAACAAGACGAAAGGAATTTGTAGACAAAGTTCAAGAAATGTTTGATAAATTATCTGGTCCGATTGTTATGATATGTGGGCAGAACAAGATAGAAACCGgctcaaaagaaagagagaaattTGTAAGCCTTTCACTCGTCATTGGTTATTGTTCGGTCTTTATTCCTGATCATTGGTTAGTGGATGAACAagctattttcttttttttttgaaaacagaCGATGGTGCTCCCAAACTTTAGCCAGTTTGCGAAACTGGTAAGCTTAACATTAAAGTTGCAGTTTATATTTCCTTATAGACATCCCTTGCAATGTTATTCTCTTCTTGATATGCCTTGGTGTGTTGCAGCCTCTTCCCTTGAAGCGTCTAACAGAGGGATTAACAGGAAATAAACGATCAGAGGAGAATGAAATATACAAGCTTTTCACTAATGTTATGCGCCTACATCCTCCAAAGGTATGCCTACTATCATATTAAAACTTTTCATCATAGTAACAAATAACTATCTAGTTCATGTGATGGGCTTCTATTTAGTTCTTAAGAAAATAACAGTGTATTTCATTGcttcttttaaaatttctgtGTAGGAAGAAGATGCCCTTGGACTGTTCAAGAAACAACTTGGAGAAGATAGGAGAATTGTGATATCTCGGAGCAATATAAATGAGTTACTTAAGGTACCTAGaattatttctaaatttaattGAGAAAAACGTGTAATGAATTCACTAATCATTGTATCTCAATGTTTTAATTCCCAGGTACTTGAAGAGCATGAGTTATTATGCACAGACTTATTCCAAGTGAACACTGATGGCGTAGTATTGACAAAGCAAAGTGAGTAATTCAGGTTGAACCACTTGGTTTGTTTTGCATATTTAAGTTGCCGAGTCT from Raphanus sativus cultivar WK10039 unplaced genomic scaffold, ASM80110v3 Scaffold3726, whole genome shotgun sequence encodes:
- the LOC108831800 gene encoding uncharacterized protein LOC108831800 isoform X2, which translates into the protein MYSRLIRKNQRLGCFVLKQDRCLSKPPTRDFTGSPSYRLANTLTTHFTRKCFPIASANSLSLSWNTQLRRFSSEGDGRNATSEENLSKEKTGKEKSVLGGVNCFDSHAQLGKQDQIDWLNNEKLASESKKESPFLNKRERLKNEFSRRIQPWETIQLSFESFPYYLHEHTKDTLVECVSSHMKQRNVASTYGARLDSSSGRILLQSVPGTELYRERLVRALARDSQVPLLILDSSVLAPYDFADDYSEESESDEETAESDDETAESEAEEDTDAKNDEEGSSEAKVDGSDDEERYLEISKEVLKKLGADIEDIEKRMSGQILGSSEVPKPIAVDHSDKAKRPLKKGDQVRYVGSAKKDEAKRRPLSRGQRGEVYEVSGNRVAVIFDSGDNKSSEGNEEKPGEQPQTPPIHWVDAKELKHDMDMQAVDGYIAMEALNEVLASNQPLIVYFPDFSQWLSRAVPKTRRKEFVDKVQEMFDKLSGPIVMICGQNKIETGSKEREKFTMVLPNFSQFAKLPLPLKRLTEGLTGNKRSEENEIYKLFTNVMRLHPPKEEDALGLFKKQLGEDRRIVISRSNINELLKVLEEHELLCTDLFQVNTDGVVLTKQKAEKVIGWARNNYLASCPEPLVKGGRLSLPRESLEISIARLRKLEDNSLQPSQNLKDIAKDEYEKNFVSTVVAPGEIGVKFEDIGALENVKKALNELVILPMRRPELFSRGNLLRPCKGILLFGPPGTGKTLLAKALATEAGANFISITGSTLTSKWFGDAEKLTKALFSYATKLAPVIIFVDEIDSLLGARGGSSEHEATRRMRNEFMAAWDGLRSKDSHRILILGATNRPFDLDDAVIRRLPRRIYVDLPDAENRLKILKIFLTPENLEPGFQFEKLAKETEGYSGSDLKNLCIAAAYRPVQELLQEEQKGEGADASPCLRPLSLDDFIQSKAKVSPSVAYDATTMNELRKWNEQYGEGGSRTKSPFGF
- the LOC108831800 gene encoding uncharacterized protein LOC108831800 isoform X1, whose amino-acid sequence is MYSRLIRKNQRLGCFVLKQDRCLSKPPTRDFTGSPSYRLANTLTTHFTRKCFPIASANSLSLSWNTQLRRFSSEGDGRNATSEENLSKEKTGKEKSVLGGVNCFDSHAQLGKQDQIDWLNNEKLASESKKESPFLNKRERLKNEFSRRIQPWETIQLSFESFPYYLHEHTKDTLVECVSSHMKQRNVASTYGARLDSSSGRILLQSVPGTELYRERLVRALARDSQVPLLILDSSVLAPYDFADDYSEESESDEETAESDDETAESEAEEDTDAKNDEEGSSEAKVDGSDDEERYLEISKEVLKKLGADIEDIEKRMSGQILGSSEVPKPIAVDHSDKAKRPLKKGDQVRYVGSAKKDEAKRRVVLGKISTSDGQKSAFTVIPGRPLSRGQRGEVYEVSGNRVAVIFDSGDNKSSEGNEEKPGEQPQTPPIHWVDAKELKHDMDMQAVDGYIAMEALNEVLASNQPLIVYFPDFSQWLSRAVPKTRRKEFVDKVQEMFDKLSGPIVMICGQNKIETGSKEREKFTMVLPNFSQFAKLPLPLKRLTEGLTGNKRSEENEIYKLFTNVMRLHPPKEEDALGLFKKQLGEDRRIVISRSNINELLKVLEEHELLCTDLFQVNTDGVVLTKQKAEKVIGWARNNYLASCPEPLVKGGRLSLPRESLEISIARLRKLEDNSLQPSQNLKDIAKDEYEKNFVSTVVAPGEIGVKFEDIGALENVKKALNELVILPMRRPELFSRGNLLRPCKGILLFGPPGTGKTLLAKALATEAGANFISITGSTLTSKWFGDAEKLTKALFSYATKLAPVIIFVDEIDSLLGARGGSSEHEATRRMRNEFMAAWDGLRSKDSHRILILGATNRPFDLDDAVIRRLPRRIYVDLPDAENRLKILKIFLTPENLEPGFQFEKLAKETEGYSGSDLKNLCIAAAYRPVQELLQEEQKGEGADASPCLRPLSLDDFIQSKAKVSPSVAYDATTMNELRKWNEQYGEGGSRTKSPFGF